The Thermofilaceae archaeon genome segment AGGGGGTTAACGGAGCCTCCGCGCTCGAGGGGGGCGACGAGGAGCAGCTGGCCGCCGGGCTCCAGCGTCGAGAAGGCTCGGCTCACGAGGACGCGAGGGTTGATCAACCACGTCGCTGGCGAAGCCGCGATGGCTAGACCGACGGGGTCTCTGACTAGGCGGGCGATGCTCAGCACGTCCCCCACCAGGAGCTCGTAGTTCGAAGCTCCGATCCCCCTCAAGCGCTCCTCTACGAGCTCCAAGTTCAGCCGTGAAGGGTCAACAGCCACGAGCTTGCCCCACTGCGGGGCTGCAAGCTCGAGGCAAACCCCCGTGCACGAGTGCACATCGACGGCCGCGCTCCCCGGCCTAGCCTTTACGGCGGCGAGCCCCCGCCTCACCGCCTCCTGGAACTCGCCGGAGTACATGAACGCTTCGCTGAAAAGCCTGAACTCGGGGGCGGCGAAGGGCTCCGGGGAATCCCTGATGGACAGAACCCTCTCCGAAAGGAAGTGGAAGACCTTGAGCAGGTACGGGTCGGGCTGCCTCCTCGCCGGCGCAACCATCGATGCTAGGCGCACGACGTCGCCAGCCCAGGGAGCGCCGGAGATCTTCTGAACCAGCATCCTCAGGGCCTCGATCGCAGCCGCTCTCGCGCTCAAGATCCCACCTCCTCAAACCCGACGACTCCGCGACGCTCGAGGGAGATGAGCGCGCTCAACCTCTCCCTCATCGTCAGAGGGTCGGGCCCCACCACCGCGTCGATGAGCCGCCACCCGTTCACGCTCAAAGCGAAGTCGATCATCCTAGCGGAGAGCCAGGTGATGCGGTTGATGTACGCCCTCAAGAGCTCCGCCGCACCCGGATCCACCTTCACGACCAACCGCCTCGCCTTCATCGCGATCTCGAACATGCGCGGGGCGAAG includes the following:
- a CDS encoding class I SAM-dependent methyltransferase; amino-acid sequence: MSARAAAIEALRMLVQKISGAPWAGDVVRLASMVAPARRQPDPYLLKVFHFLSERVLSIRDSPEPFAAPEFRLFSEAFMYSGEFQEAVRRGLAAVKARPGSAAVDVHSCTGVCLELAAPQWGKLVAVDPSRLNLELVEERLRGIGASNYELLVGDVLSIARLVRDPVGLAIAASPATWLINPRVLVSRAFSTLEPGGQLLLVAPLERGGSVNPLAPFIAALKGPAPFSRESLEDMMLTEGFARVRSWEGDLLTTIVAVKP